The DNA segment CCTGAACTTTACATAATAGCCGCCGGCAGCCTGCTTGGAGTCGCGCTTCATCAGGGTACTTCTTTTCCGGTTGGAAACGCGGAATTCCTTAATATACATCCGTTGTCCTTTTTTGAATATCTTGAAGCGATGGGGGAAACGGGGCTTGTTGAAACGCTGAAATCTGAAGACTATAAACTGGCTGAAGTTTTTAAAAGTAAATATATGGAATGCCTTAAAAACTATTATTTTATCGGCGGAATGCCGGGAGTTGTATCTGAATTCGCGGAAAACCGGGATTATGACGGCGCGCGTGAAGTTCAGATGAACATTTTAAGGGCTTATGAAAATGATTTTTCAAAACATATGGCTCCTGAAACAGCGGTGAGGACAAATATGCTGTGGAATTCCATACCATCGCAGCTGTCGAAGATAAATCATAAATTTATTTATGGTGTGATAAAAGAAGGTGCAAGGGCAAAAGATTACGAGATGTCTATTGCCTGGCTAAAAGACTGCGGCATGGTAAGCCGTGTTGCAAAGGTTAAAAAACCTGAAATTCCGTTAAAAGTTTATGAAGATATATCGGCTTTTAAACTTTATATATGTGATGTAGGGCTTCTTTCGGCCATGTGCGGCCTTAGAAAACAAACACTTTTGGAAGGTGCCAGAGTGTATTCTGAATTTAAAGGCGCTCTGACGGAACAATATGTACTACAGCAGCTGATTGCGTGCGGTATAGATGGTATTTATTATTGGGCGCCGGTTGGTGCCAAAGCGGAGATTGATTTTATAATACAGACAGGCCTGATAATAGTACCTGTTGAAGCGAAAGCGGAACAAAATCTGCATGCGAAAAGCCTTAAATCGTACATTGAAAAATACAAACCTGCGGCTGCAGTGCGTACGTCTATGGCGGGTTTTAGAAAAGACGGGGATATTATTAATCTGCCGTTATTTATGATACAGCAGATTGAACAGATTGTTAATAAACTTCAGAAGTAATAATTAGGCCGGGGGGCAGGCCTCGCTTAAAGCTTTTATTTTTATTAAGACAGGTATTAAATTTGTTTTGACCGTGACTCTAAGAAAAATTATTAAAAAAGCGGCGGAGGTTTAAATAATGAAAAAATATCTACTTGTATTTATTATGATTGCGGCAGCATCCCTGCTGCAGGCGGCGGATGAATATTTGTTTGATGTTACGGTTGGGGGAAAAACATCAAATAGTATTTGGGTAATAGATGAAAACGGCGGGAATACAAATTTATTCAATTATGTTGACGGTGTAACATCTACCGCCGTAAACAGCCCTGACGGACAGACTTTACGTTTTACAATAGATGACGATAAAAACAATATTCATATGAAATCGGAAAGAATGGGAAATGATATTTTTTCCTATGGGGTTTTTAAAGGAAACAGTATAAGCAAGACGGTTAAGTCTGAAGAGGGCAAACCTGTCTATCAATATGTATTTATCCAGGGCGGAAAATTCGCGCTGTCTCAGGAAAAATCAATGGAGTTTGCCATGGTAAGGCCTTTTGATTTTGAAGTTTTTAACATGAGGCTGGAGAATAAAGGAAACGAAATAATTGATGTCCTTGGAAAACCGACGGAAACAGTAAAAGTGGAAATGAGAATGGCGGGTTTTTTATCCGCGTTTTGGAGCGCGGATTTCTGGTTTAGGACTTCGGACGGCGCAGGGGTAAAATACAAAGGGCCGCAGGGCCCGCCCGGAAGCCCGGAAGTGCACATCAAGCTTATCAAAGAAATCCATTAAGTCAGTGCCCCGCCCCGCTTATAATGTTTATATTTAAAAAAATTACCGCACCCTGAAAGCGCAATTTAAAATCACTTTGCGGGTTTTAAAAATATAAAAATTGCAGAACTGTCCGGTAATTATCATTCGGGCGTGATATGTAAAACATTAAAAACACAAGCGCCCGTGAAGGAAAGCCAATCCTGAAAGAAATATTATTGATAAAAAGGTTATCAACAAATACCGTATGTGAAAAAATAGCCGCTAAAGCAGGGCTGCTGCCAAAAAATCAGTTAACGGTAACGTTGAGCGTCTCGTATAAATAACTTGCCGACTGATCGCCTTTGTATATGTTAATGGTATAATCATCAGCCTTCACGAATGTAAGAAGTGTTTCTATGTGGTAATAGCATCTGCATCTGCTTGAAAGAAGGTTGCCGTCCGCGTCTGTTTCCTGATGCTGAATCTCAAATATGTTAATAATGTTATCGTTCTGTTCAATATATGTAATAAATCCCAGGTGAGTGCATTCTCCATCATAATATGCGTGGTTAATAGTAATGGAATTCTCGGAAACTGATGCTGAAATTGTTTCAAGACCGGGGTGCATTAAAGGAGTGTAAGTTGTATCGCATGACGATATAAAGGAAGCCTGCAATGTCGCGAGTTGAGGTTCAGATGCAGAAGTGGGTGATTGATGCTCGCAGCCAATAAAGAAAAACACCGGAAGAATCATGATTAACATGTACTTTTTCATAACAGACCCCCTAAAAATTATTTTATTCATTAATCTTATGACACAACATATTAAATAAAGTTGCGAAGAATTTTTGGGCGGCAGACATAATCCTGGCCGGTAAAACAGGCAGGTGGTCACCCCTCGCGCATAGCTTTTATGTTTAAAAAACTTTTGTGCCGGGGTTTGAAAACAGAAAGTAATAAAAAGTAACACCGCGCTTCTTAAGTCAGGTTTTTATGTATGCGTTTTTAGTTTTTTTGCAGTTTAAAGTAGAGACGCAACATGTTGCGTCTTGTTTTTGAATTACGTTTTTTGTGTTTGCTTTTAAAAAAACAAAATCACAATTCAACCCCGAAAAAATAAAATCGATTACAAAGGCGAGGCGTAACATGTTACGCCTCTACATTAACGGATTTTCAGCGGCGGCCTTCTACCGCGACTGAAAAGCCGCCGTAGGCAAGCTTGTTGGGGTCAAACGGCATTGAAAAATCTGTTATATCACTATATTTTTCATCCATCTCCGCCATTACTTTCTTATTCACTTCGTCGCGGTGTGCTTTTGATTCAAATACAATAAATGAAAAC comes from the Candidatus Goldiibacteriota bacterium genome and includes:
- a CDS encoding ATP-binding protein, whose translation is MKRYVMESLIKWKNKKNRMPLILSGVRQVGKTWLMKEFGKLNFKNTAYINFDSNPRMKELFESSLETKTLINGIQLETGIKIVPEETLLIFDEIQEVPRALTSLKYFNENNPELYIIAAGSLLGVALHQGTSFPVGNAEFLNIHPLSFFEYLEAMGETGLVETLKSEDYKLAEVFKSKYMECLKNYYFIGGMPGVVSEFAENRDYDGAREVQMNILRAYENDFSKHMAPETAVRTNMLWNSIPSQLSKINHKFIYGVIKEGARAKDYEMSIAWLKDCGMVSRVAKVKKPEIPLKVYEDISAFKLYICDVGLLSAMCGLRKQTLLEGARVYSEFKGALTEQYVLQQLIACGIDGIYYWAPVGAKAEIDFIIQTGLIIVPVEAKAEQNLHAKSLKSYIEKYKPAAAVRTSMAGFRKDGDIINLPLFMIQQIEQIVNKLQK